The genomic DNA TGGGAGCGTGCTCCAGCCAAACCGACACAGAGCCGGCCCGCGACACCGCACCGACGCCGACCGCGTCCCCAACCCTTCGGGACTGCGCGAATGTCCCGAAGAAGCCCAAGTCCGACCTATCGAACTGCGACCTGCGCGGGGCCAACCTGCGCGGGGCCAACCTGCTGGAGGCGGACCTGATGGGAACGCACCTGCTGGAGGCGGACCTGACCGAGGCGAACCTCACACAGGCGAACCTGCACCAGACGGACCTGAACAAGGCGAACCTGACCCACGCGACCCTGCGACGGACGAACCTTACAACCGTGAGAGTGAACAGCAGGACGAACCTGAGCGGCGCGAACCTAAGTCAGGCGAACCTGTCTGGTCTGGACTTGACGAAGGCGAACCTGTACTGGGCGTACCTGCCCGGGGCGCACCTTTCTAATGCGAACCTGACCCAGGCGAACCTTTCCCATGCGAACCTGACCGATGCGTTCCTGGACGGCGCGAACCTCGCTGGCGCGGACCTGACTGTGGCGGACGCGATGAAGGCGAACCTGAGAAAGGCGGACCTGCGCCGGGCGAACTTGGAACTGGTGGACTTTTCCGGGGCGAATCTGCGGGAGGTGAACGCGACCGGCGCGAACCTGCGCGACGCGGACCTGAGCGACGCGGACCTGACCCGGGCGGACCTGACCGGGGCGGACCTGACCGGGGCGGACCTGACCGGGGCGGACCTGCGTGGCGCGACTTGGTTCGATGGCCGGAAGTGCGGGAAGGAATCATTCGGGGAGTGTAAGTAGGTCCTCGGCTTGCGAGCAGG from Candidatus Nanopelagicales bacterium includes the following:
- a CDS encoding pentapeptide repeat-containing protein produces the protein MNNKRTGVAALAACVALVLGACSSQTDTEPARDTAPTPTASPTLRDCANVPKKPKSDLSNCDLRGANLRGANLLEADLMGTHLLEADLTEANLTQANLHQTDLNKANLTHATLRRTNLTTVRVNSRTNLSGANLSQANLSGLDLTKANLYWAYLPGAHLSNANLTQANLSHANLTDAFLDGANLAGADLTVADAMKANLRKADLRRANLELVDFSGANLREVNATGANLRDADLSDADLTRADLTGADLTGADLTGADLRGATWFDGRKCGKESFGECK